DNA from Malus sylvestris chromosome 11, drMalSylv7.2, whole genome shotgun sequence:
CTTTTAAGTGTTTGACCGACCTTCTTCCTAGCCTAATGGTTAACTGCGCTAGCATGATTTCTCTAGGTTTTGGTGTCTGAGGCTGATATGAAGATGGTGAAgattatgatgatgatggttTTTAAGTTTCTAATCTATCTTTAGTATTTTAAATCACACAATTTATGTGTTTTATTTAAAACGCCATAAATATAAGTAACTGCAAATTATAATTTTCAAATTAGAATACAAAATAGGTGACATGAAATACATGTAATACTAATATGCTAAGGTGTACAAAAGTCAAGAACTTTGATAAAAcagaaaactaataaggtttcagtAAAAGAAAATTGGTGGCTAGAGACTACATCCAAAACCTCCCTTGTGACAATGACTTGTAACTCAAATGGTTTAAAGCGGTCACTTTCAATAAAGGGTATAATTATGCAAAGAGATTTGTAGTTAAAAGCGGGTGATAACATTCAGATGTGCACCCAAACTCTTCGAAGTTTGAAATTCCACTGCCCTAATACCACTTGGATCAAAAGAACATGTAACACCACATAGAAATGCCTAGTTTACCATTCAAGTATGCCgcaaattgagagagagagagagagagagagagagagagagatgcaggGGAGATCGAGGCGAGGGAATTTGTGGGTTGGCAAAGGAAGTGGCCGGAAGGAATTTGGTTGTATCTTgtatttgtggttgaaatgaacGGATTTGGTACCGAGTAAAAGAGTTATAAAAAATGACTTAATATATTAACACCCCAAACCCTAAGATATATAATTCTTTTGGAACTGGAAATCGGTCAAACCAAACCGGAACCAAAATGCACCAAACCGTGCGgttctaaaaataaatttaaaaaaaaaaaaaaaaaaaaaaaaaaaaaaaccaaccaaTGATATCTTTCGGTTTCTATTCCGGTTCActctagagagagagaaccaAATCAAACCGGACCCTCCCAGATACCAAAGGTATACCTACAAAGAAATTTCTGTCAAAGTCCAGAAATAAGATTAGTGGAGGCAAATGGCGCCATGGTGCATACGTTCTTAACCctacattttcatataattttagtGGAATTGCTTGCTTCCATGTGTACTCGCTGCATAGTTACCGTTCGTTGAAGAAGCTAGCTCCTCGCTAATACTTGCGAACGACGGTTTACAGTTAGTACGTTAAACAAGGCGACGCTGCTATAACCGAAGATAATATCAAAACGCTAATTAAGAAACCTATCCCCTACAATCTCTTCTAGTTATATTTCCTGTTAATTAACTTAACTCAGCGTGCACGATTTTCATTACGTTTGTGATTGTCCTTTACATGTTACTTAAACCAAATCAAGCGACAGTTATCTCTGCCCCAGTACCGGTTTCTTCAACAAACTGCGCTTTGGGCTCCAAGTCTATGAACTGGTTGGACTTGCTAGCGAGATGCGAAATGCTTACCCTTCCTTGACGCTTAATGTAGTCTGCCACAGCTTGCATCTCTTCTTGGGAGATGTATATGTATTTCCCTCTGTCGTCCATGACGCCAGAAAGTCGCCCTACCACAAACAAATACAACAGTTTCattctcaaccaaaaaaacaaaggCATTTTACCTTCAGAAGCAAGGCATTATTCATCTGGGTGAAACAACTCAATGAGGAAATGCCTCTCAACGTACCCATACTCTCCAGATTGGTAATTCGATTGATGCATTCCTGCATGAATCATTAGTATCGAAAAATTAGAAAGCCAAATCTAGCATAAATCCAAACGATGCATGATATACCAAAAGGATGGATTATTTCTGTGACAGATGAAAAAAGAAAGCATGTTCTAAACGAAAAGAGCAACAATAAGTTGACCAATCACTTTTAGAAATTATATTTCTGCAGGGTTTTTATCACGGTTGGTCCCATGACAAAAACCCTATTTCCACGTGCCTTACTATTTTTCAACTAAAAACTTCATTTATTACAGAAATTTGAGGTACGTAAGGAGACATGAAAACTGTTGATTTAGGAGTTAATTTAGgatgaatatgtggagaaatTACCTGAGTCCTTAACTTAAATTCAGCAGCAAGATCTTCCAAGGGAATGCATTTATGTTTCTGCAATGTCAGAGTTAAAGGTATTATTAATAACAAAATCACAACCTCAACTTCAAATGCTTACTTTCTCAACCATTAGTTCATATGATTGAGGTCTCATATCGTTACAAAAGGACGCTAACAGATTAATAAACTCTAAACAATAAAGCTATCTTAAGGATGAGAGGACGGAAATGGCAAGCTGCATGCCCAAGCGTCCCACCATGGTCCATTCATTCAGGCATGAGCACAAGCTCAGATTGAGTTGACCAAAACAGATTCCTCTCATCTCAGCTTGGCGGAGCTAACCTGAGCTAGGGCTTAGAAAAAGTTGAGCACATAAGCTTGTGACCAGGTTGAGTTTGTCTCAACTGGGTTGAATAAATTGGACAAACTACCTTAACCCACCCCTTAGTAACACATTTCATCCCTAGTTTGATGCCAACCCGATGGACGTATTTGGGAGCTAGAGTATagaacaataatttttttttaatgagttAATTGAACTCTACCTTTATGTATTCCACAAAATCAGACAGCAAATCCTGACGTCCATCCTGCACTTCATTCTCTGTAGTACCTTCAGCGTCTATTGAAAACTCGCCTTTCCACTTTTCAAACTCTAAAGCAGCAGCCTCCTCCTCCCTAGCCTTTTGAGCTTTGGCTTCTTCCTCCTACAAAACAGTGGTCAAATCTTCAGGCAGTAATCCAACAACATAAAAATACACATCCTAATTTGCCAAAACAGAAATGAAAGAGGGACATCAACACACCAGCTGACGCTCCTGTGCCTCACGCTCCTCATCTTTCCTCCTCCGCATTTCAGCATAGCGGTCTTGTTTTGTTACCCTTGATTCACGTGCAGCTTGTTCAGCCTTCAAACAAAGAATGGACCCAAGTAAATAATTAGTTGTGCTTCAAttgaaaggaaaagggaagaaaataatataaaaggAATGCAAGTAACCCAAAATCAAGGATCCTCAGAGAACATAAGCATAAACTCAATTAAATGTTTTAGTCATTCAGCCATTCAGTAATTTAAATCGATTGAATGATATAGTAATCAAACTTCTAACATTTCCTACACCTCAGTGACTACACGGGAATGGTTTATGTCTTTATTAAATGTAGATATTTGAATATCTAGAAACTCGCTAAAATTTAAGGCCTGTTGGGTATTCATGACATGACACAACACATATACTAGAAAGTTTAATCAGGACCGGAGAGCAAAAGAGTGTGTGCAAGCTTAATCAGGACTGGAtagggagagagagtgtgtgcaAAATTTCAAATCAAGAAgtaaaaggaagaaagaatacTTGTCGTTGTGCTTCCCGCTCTTGACGCTTCTTTTCCCTCTTCTGGGATGCTTTGTCTTCATACTCGCCCTCAACATCTTCCTCATCACTTCCATCAACGGTTTCTGTATTTAGAAATATAGATTAACAGTTCATTGCCAGAATAACTCATTTTTCAACTTATTTAATATCAATAGCACTTAAAGCAAGCTAACCAATGCAATAGCTGAAGCATAAATTGTCCAGCATACAAGTCCAAATTTACACTTCCTATGCCGGGTAAGTCTTCTAAACAGAATACCTGATGAGTCAACTTACACTCTGAACTGCCTAATTCTACATCCTTTACTTCCTCAATTTTTGTACCCTCCTCATGAATCCATAAACCCTATGACTCGGTCTCTGGAATAATCATCGGTCGACCCCAACAGATCAACCGTATAAACcatattcccccccccccccccccccccccaaaaaaaaaatcctaatttgaTCACAGATGCGGTTACTTATATTTTCGTTCCTGATTATCTCACCACTGCTTACCAATTGATATCTATTTCAATCATGATTCATCAATTACAAACGCTTCTCCAATCAGAGAGAAACTAACATCGCGAAACCTCACAAAGTCGCAATTACTTATGAACTTAATCCAACCACTTActaatataaattaaaattagccACTTAAACGTAAACCACAAACCTTCTACAGCTGGTGCAGCAGCTGATGATGTGCTTGCTCCAGAAGCCGGCCTCCTACGCATCCGGCGACCGCCAGGCGCACGCACTACCGCCTCCCTCTGAGCAACCTAAATCAATATCAatccaaaaaaattcaaaaaattaaatccAAAACACCATGCCTACTTTCTGAGCCAAAAATCATTaacagaacaaaaaataaaataaaacaattacgCTGCAACGAAATTAGGGCTCAAAAAATTAAACCTGAGGTTCTTCTTCGTGTTCATGCGGCGGTCGAGAATCTTGGCGGCGTTTCCATAGATATAGTGGAATTAATCCCAAAACAAGAAGCATGGAAAGAAAAATTGCTAACATTTCCTCCATATTTTCTCAATCTCAGGCTCTGCCAATAACAACAACACCACCACGAATTTGAGgggtttttttcttcaaattttctctatttttcttggtttttctCGGTAACCAAACAGTGAGTTAGGGTAAGGAGATGCCTTGAGAGCGGTTAAGCTTCGGATAATCAATGGAGGATGAATTAACTGGATTTCTTACTGAGAGAACTGCGGAGAACGAGACGACCACGAGCCCCTTTTGAGGTTACTCAATCAAAACGACGGCGTGGTGTTATtctttagttctcaaaataACGCATAGAAAATAATTTGGTGTTGACAACAGAATAATGCTAAGTAAATTAAATAggtaaattaaatttacaaactaaataatatgttgttaataaaaataagtacgttaatcaacatttaaataataatttactcATCAATTTCGatgtaatttaatttgtaaaataGTCTACACATTTATTCTCCCTAACACTACCGAGACAATAAAAGTTGGTCACAAATACTACCAGAACTAAAAATCTTGTCAATTTACCACCAAGACTTTTATTTTTAGTGTGGATAACCTTTGTCAATCTTTATTACGAATTCCTTCAAAATTACCGTGTTTCATCTTTATGCGTGTTTTCACCCGTTCtagggaggcagattgtctgccctccttttACCATGTCATTCACATCCCTTTTTATTTGTGCGGTTACAGTGAAACCACGTCAAcatgtcttattatctctataaaaaaatcaatgtaaaatgttaacgtgacttaaccgtgaccacacaatgTAGGAGGGGATGGAAAAAGCATGGTAATGAAAGAgtagacaatctgcctccccaTTCTAGACTCTTAAACAACTTGGAGTAAGAATTCCATTGACATAAATTTATCTTGAAGGAGGTAGAAGTTAAGTTTCCACAAGTTTTAGTCAAAATTCTTATTGTAGTCATATATATGGCTTTGTGATAAAAATTTAAGAGAAAACTGAAAAAGTATCGTGTAAATTGTAGATGATACAttcaaactaaaattttaatttaaacgAATGGAGGTGGTGCATTCTCACCCAAATAGCGAGTAGGAAGTCGTCTTACATATAAAATCGAAAAACTGAATTTTCTCTTAAAATAAGAGTTCATACACGTTGAATTTAAATGAGATGTCTTTTCTTAAGGGATGTGAATAGTTCTATTTAAATAGAAGAATCTAACAAAGTTTCACATGTTCAATTTTTCACTTCAAAATCAATCTACATCGTTTGCCATTTAGGATTATAATTTAGTAGTGTTCTTCTTCACTTAGAAGTGAAATTTTAGGCTGTTAGGTTCAAATCTCGATAATGATAAATTTGTAAccaatttattatttcacctcttaatgtaaatatatcgttgtataaaAAATTCATCTACATCCCCTGATATCCTATTTCTACtcatcattcatcaacggaaACTTGATAATTACTTGGCACATCATTTGTCGTCATCGTACCTAGCGAATGAGACATCTCAAAGGCTTGTATCTTAGAGTTCTAAACGACCATAATAACTTGCATGCATGAAGGTACTACGACTTTAGGATCGCAACTGATAACTATAATATGTGCATGTGTGTGAGATGGTTAGGATGTATGTGAGGTAGTTAAGTTGGTTAAGAGTCTATGGTGTAAGGTTGTGACAAGTGTCAACATCTTAAGAGTCTTATGTTAGCTTAGTATCTAAGCAATGTTGCTAGATATATACACAATGTAATCAGTGTTAATGttgttgaattgaattgaaaaataatacatacattttctttctctctatctctttcttcctctctgttTACATGGTATCATTCGCCTGAAAAGCTTAGGCTTGAAGGTTTCTCGATCTTGTTCTTCTGCTTCCGCTCTATATTCTGCATCAACGGTCTGTCTTCTTTTTCTTCGGGCCTTGATTTTTCTCTGGGTCTTCGACTGGGTGCAACCTTCTCTTTGCACACCAAGTGTTTGTTATAATTCCTCTAAGAAATTCTTCATTtagatttcttccttcttcggTTGCAATGGTGACTTCTGCTCAACTGCAAATTCTTCAATCTCCCATCACGTCTCTCATATCCACAATTTCTTCTTCTGTGACTGTCAAACTCGATGATTCCAATTATCTAACTTGGAATTTCCAGATCGAGTTGCTACTTGAAGGCCATGGTCTTATGGGTTTTGTCGATGGGTCTCATCCATGTCCTGCTCGATTCAATGTCCCTATTTCTGAAGGTTCCTCTGTCCCTTCGAGTGATGTTTCATCTTCGACTGAAAGTGATGACTTCAAGGTTTGGAAAATGCACGATCGGGCATTGATGCAATACTCACAGCGACTTTATCTCCTTCAACAGTTTCTTGTGCAATTGGTAGTTCCAATGCTCATGATCTGTGGCAGCGTCTCAAAGAACGATTTTCGATTATCACTAGAGCAACGATCTTTCAGATGAAATCTGAATTACAGAACATCAAGAAAGGTACGGATTCGATTTCGATATATTTGCAACGCATTAAAGAAGCTCGTGATTATCTGTTTGCTGCTGGAGTTCAGTTCGATGATGACGATATTGTGATTTTGACCTTGAATGGTCTCTCATCTGAATATAATACTCTGAGATCTATTATTCGAGGCCGTGAAAATGTCATCTCCATGAAAGATCTTCGATCTCAGTTACTTGCTGAGGAAGCAATGGTTGAAAACATTCCCATTACACCTTTCTTGTCTGCTATGGTTGCTCGAAATAATGGCAGTGTCTCTAAACCTGAGGGTCATTCCACTGATACTTCTTATGGTGGTTCTTCTCCGTCTACATTTTATTCATCCGGTCCTTCTGGGATCAGGCCAAACCAAAGCAAGAACAAATACAAAGGGAAATTTTAGTACAATTCTCAGTCTCGGTTTGGAAATTCCAAGTCCACTTATGGCAATTATAATTCGGCTCCTGGCATTCTTGGTTCTTCTCCACCAAAGCAACATGGTGTTTCTAGTAActcttgtcaaatttgtggcaaGTTTGGCCATTTTGCTCCAACTTGCCGATTCCGGAATTCTGATAGTACCATTTCTGAGGGTTGTCAAATCTGTGGGAAGAAGAATCATAGTGCTAAATATTGCCATTTCAGAAACTCTAACCCTTCTACTCAAGCTCCAACTGCTTTGCATGTTTCTTCATCACAACATCATCAGCCAAGTGCTCATCCTCAACAATTTTGGCTTATTGATTCTGGAGCATCTTCCCATATGACATCTGACTTGAGTAATATGTCCCTGGCCTCTCCATACCCTGCTGATGAAACCATTCAGACTGCGAGTGGTGCAGGTTTATCAATATCTCATATTGGTTCCTCCACTCTTCATACTCTTTTAAAACCATTGCAATTAAATTCAGTTCTTTGTGTTCCTGGATTATCTCAGAACCTGTTATCTGTGCATCAATTATGCTTAGATAATCATTGTTGGTTGATCTATGATGCCTTTTGTTTTTGGATCCAGGACAAAGCCACAGGGAAGATTCTCTTTCACGGCAAATGCAGTAATGGATTGTATCTCATACCACTTCCAGCAAGAGTTCGAGCTATCTCTTCTCAGCCTCAAGCTGCCTATCTTGGCCGTCAAGTATCTTCTAGTCTTTGGCATAGTAGGTTAGGTCACCCATCTAATTATGTGGTCTCTGTCATGTTAAAGAAGTGTAATCTGTCTGTCTCACCTGATTCCTTGCCTGTAATGTGTCATACATGTCTGGAAGGCAAGTTTTGTAAATTGCCCTTTGTTAAATCTGTGTCTAAGTCTCTCCACCCATTTGAAATCATTCATagtgatgtatggggtcctTCTCCTTGTACTTCGATAGATGGTTTTCGGTACTATgtgacattcattgatgaatgcACTAGACATTGTTGGTTGTTTCCCATTCttaataaaagtgatgttttcTCTACCTTTATtggtttttctaattttgtcTCTAATCATTTTTCCACTTCCATTAAAACATTACAAAGTGATGGTGGAGGAGAATATCTTAGTAAACCTTTTCAAAAGTTTTTGTTGGACAAAGGCATCACACATCACTTATCCTGTCCTTATACACCTAAGAAAAACGGGTTAGCCGAACGGAAGCATAGGCATATCATTGAAACTGCTATAACCCTGTTACAAACAGCTTCCTTACCCCCAATTTTCTGGTCTTTTGGTGTCCAAACTGCTGTTTATCTTATCAATCGAATGCCCTCACCTACACTTTATAATAAATCTCCTTTTGAACTATTGTTTAATGCTATTCCTGATGTTCATCATCTCAGAATATTTGGTTGCTCAGTATTTCCGTTACTAAAACCATATAACAATACCAAGTTACAACCCAAGACAATCAAATGCATTTTTCTAGGCTATGCTTCCAGTTACAAAGGTTTCATTTGCTATGATATTGTTCATACCCGGTTTTATATTTCCAAACATGTAATGTTTGATGAGTCAGAATTTCCATatcttaccttgtctgttacatGTTCTGTCTCTAATCACTCCACCTCTACATATGTACCCTCTTCCCCATCTCCATTCATTTCAGTCACTGGTACCAATCATGTTGTGTCCTTCCCACATTCTAGGACATCTAGTATGCCAGAGCCTATGTCACATCCATGTTCTGATCAACACAGTGGTACTTCTACTCCATTACAGTCCATTACTGCATCAACAGGTCACCAATCATCTTCTTCATTCTCTGTGGCTCCTGCGATTCCAAATGTGTCTTGTTCTGAGATCTTACATAAGTCTCCTACTCTGCCTTCGAGTGCTCCTGGTGTTTCCATACAACATGAGTTTCAACCTGACAGATTACAGGTTCTTCTTCCTATTCCTCCTATGAACACTCATTCTATGCAAACCCGAGCAAAAAATGGTATTTCGAAGAAGAAAGCTTTTCTTTCTGTGGTTCAAGATGCTGATTCAGTTGATCTTTCTCAAATGGAACCTGCCACCTATAAGTCGGCTCTAAAGTCTCCATTATGGTTTTCTGCTATGGAAGAAGAGTTGGCTGCTCTTAAAACACAACATACTTGGTATTTGTTCCCATTACCCCATAATAAGAATTTGGTAGGCTGCAAGTGGGTTTTCAAGCTTAAGAGACATGCTGATGGGACTATTTCTAGGTACAAAGCAAGGCTTGTTGCCCAAGGTTTCAATCAAGAAGAGGGTATTGACTATGGAGAGACTTTTAGTCCGGTTGTCAAACCTACAACTGTGAGGTTGGTCATAGCCTTGGCAGCACATTTTGGGTGGTCTTTGCGTCAACtcgatgtgaagaatgcatttcttcatggcaTTCTTAATGAGGAAGTGTATATGTCCCAGCCACCAGGGTTTAGTGATCCACATAACCCTACACATGTTTGCAGATTGCATAAGTCTTTGTATGGCTTAAAACAAGCCCCGAGAGCATGGAATGAGAGGTTCAcatcttttcttccttctctggGGTTCCTTTCAACATATTCTGATCCGTCTTTATTTGTCAAGCATGATGGACATTCTGTGGTCCTTCTCATcctttatgtggatgatattatcATCACAGGGAGTCATTCTGTTCCTATTGCTGCAGTGATTACGGCTTTGACTGAGgaatttgatattaaagatTTAGGTCCtcttcattattttcttgggaTCCAAATCACACAGAATGCAAGTGGACTGTTCCTCCCTCAGTCTAAATATGTGTTTGATTTGTTGGTTAAAGCTGACATGGTTCATTCTAAGCCGTGCTCCACACCTTGCTTACCTTATAATAGGTTATTGAAAGATGATGGTCATCCTTTCAATAATCCTTCTCTCTATAGAAGTATTGTGGGTGCTCTTCAATATCTCACTTTCACAAGGCCCGATATCTCCTTCTCGGTTCATCAGGTTTGTCAATTCATGCACTGTCCAATGGACTTTCATTATGCTGTTGTGAAGAGGATCCTTCGCTATTTAAAAGGTACTATGGACCTTGGCATTCAGTTTCGCAAAGGAGACTTGAATCTTCATGCATtcagtgatgctgattgggctggagACCCTAATGACAGACGGTCTACTACTGGTTTAGTTGTGTTTCTCGGGCCAAATCCCATTTCTTGGTCAtccaagaaacaaaatacaGTTTCTCGTTCATCTACTGAAGCTGAATACCGCGCCCTCTCAAGTACTTCTGCAGAAATTGATTGGATCAAACAGATTCTTCACTTTATGAAAATTGATGTGCCTTGTCCGACGACCCTGTACTGTGATAATCTTTCTGCTATTGCCCTTGCATATAATCCTGTCATGCATCAGCGGACCAAACATATTGAGGTTGATGTTCATTTTGTCCGAGAAAGGGTGGCAAAGAAGCTTCTGCAGGTGCACTTTGTTTCCTCCAATGAGCAGTTTGCTGATATCCTTACAAAGGGGTTGTCTGCTCCTCTATATCAAACACACTGCTACAATCTCAGCCTTGGCAAGCTCCACTCTGAGATTGAGGGAGGATGATAACTATAATATGTGCATGTGTGTGAGATGGTTAGGATGTATGTGAGGTAGTTAAGTTGGTTAAGAGTTTATGGTGTAAGGTTGTGACAAGTGTCAACATCTTAAGAGTCTTATGTTAGCTTAGTATCTAAGCAATGTTGCTAGATATATACACAATGTAATCAGTGTTAATGttgttgaattgaattgaaaaataatacatacattttctttctctctatctctttcttcctctctgttTACAGCAACTACGTGCCTCTCTTTATATCACAGACCAAATTGCTCTTACTCTTTTCATAATCCATAATCTAATTCATATTTAGTTTTGTTAagcattttgttttgttgaaaATTTAGTAGTGTACATACTTGCCATGAATAGCCCTATGAATTGTAGTGTACATATTTGCCATGAAAAATTAGTATGTTACCGTTGAAAATTATATGTTTGTCAAATTGTAATCTGGAGTAACAATGTAACAATAATACTAATTGTTCGTAACATTAGAATTCAACAGCAAAGTAAGGACACTAACAAGGCAATCAATAGGAATCACAAGCCACTCTACTTATCAATAGGGATCACCAGCATTGGGTTAAGGGCAGTGCTATGCTGCTATTCGCACACCTCTACGTCCCACACACAGTTGTTAATTTTGTTCAACggcaaaaaattaaaagaatgtgTGATTTGTACCAACCTTTCTAATGAACAGAATATCACTGTGGTGGTGCTCAAGTCCAATTGTTTAAAAGTACccataaatgtttttaaaaatacgCCAAAGAAACTACATGCAGGTCATCTCATCGAACATCAGAAAATTGAAACCAGAGCGACACAAATGGGGTTGCAGATCATAGAAGATAATAATTAAGGAAGCAAGTGCAAGTGACACTACCATTTCTTTTCCAACAGTCTGAGCCAAATAtccaacacacacacagagaagaTGACAAACATCCCTCCATCCGCTTTATTAACAAAACTCACATAAGTCCCAAACCGCATCAAATATCCACTATAACCATCACTTAGCCACCATAAAAACGCACTCCTAAACTCACTCCTAAACCGCTATTATTTTCGGCTTGATTCTGGGTTTTCCCTTGTTTATTAACATCTAACGCGAACATTAAGCCTCGGCAATCTCAGCGGATTCTGCAGCAGCTAGGATCAGCTCCGGCTGGATGCCACCAACGTACGATCCATCCAAAGCGTTGGGGAGTCCCAGTGCCTTCAATGCCAAGTGAGCtgccttttgccctgagatcaTCATGGCTCCGAATGTAGGTCCCTACATCCCCAATAATGTAGCAACTTATGATATTAGGTCCACATTGATATATAAGTAATCGACGAATTCCAAACACAAATTGTACATAATACAAAGTGGGAATCTTATTAGGACCACATAAAAATCAAGCAATATATGGTactattccaaacattaaagaACAAGAAAAGAATGGAAAAGCTTTTGGACCCATGTTCTTTTGAAATCTCTATGTATGGATCGAGGCTAAAGTAATTGCCGTCCTCCTACGGTGTTTTTGTCTCGTAATTAAATGCGGAGGGAGAGGTACAGGACATAGTAGTAAAGGTTTCCCGGTAGAGGCCATTATATATGGCATTATTGACTACGATAGGCTAGCGAATGAAACAAGTTTCGGACCCTTCTATGGTGGAGGATGCAAATCTAGGTTGGGTCTACTTCAACTTTCATGATTAAAAGGACATAGATTTCAAATTTACTATGATTATAGGGGATCAATGTACCACCTCGAATATTCGCTCCTCCAGAAAGTTTCGGGCACTATTCCGGTATGGGAGTCTATTTCCATTGCGATGTGGTAGTGCAAACACTTAAGTGTTGGTGTCTATCTACACTACGCATTTacatatcaaaattttattGACAACCATGCACACTTAGAGCTTAAATCTAATTGAGAAGTTATGCTTGATATGATCAACTTCCCAGTCCTTAATGTCCTTAATGTTTTATCTAAACCGTCTAGGCCCCCCACCACGATCCCATTCTGATGAATGGGATTGTGATGGCTTGGAGTGATTGGATAAGACACTAATGATGATTTAGTCAAATGAGTTAGATCATTCAAACAAGTGTTCATTTCAAATCAGAAATCAGTCAAACAAGTGTTCATCTCAAATTAGCCAAGCACAATAATATCTAGAGGTGTGCTATCCGCAcacttttttttacttctcacgcaCACCCTCTACAAAATGAGGGAAATTAATAAGAGatgtatgaaaagtaaaaagtgGCATCTATACCAAAAAGTAAACAGAAATTATAAACAAGAATAAATCAAATGAGATAGAAATGTACCATTCTTGGAGATCCATCAATCTCAGCAACTTCCATGCCGGTAACGATCATTCCGGGCACAATCTCCCTTGTGAGCTTCACAATAGCATCCTCAGCGGTGTTCATGTCCAATGCCTTCATCCCAGGAACGCTCTCAATCATTCCGACACTCCTCAACCTCTTCACCCCGGTGGCTCCCATGGGTCCATCATGGCCGCATGAGCTCACCACAACCTTGGCCTCCATGACGTTCGGGTCCATGCACGACTGTGTGTCGTGGTTCATTGAGACCAAAGCCCAGTTGGTGACCACCCCACCAACT
Protein-coding regions in this window:
- the LOC126589529 gene encoding DDRGK domain-containing protein 1-like; the encoded protein is MEEMLAIFLSMLLVLGLIPLYLWKRRQDSRPPHEHEEEPQVAQREAVVRAPGGRRMRRRPASGASTSSAAAPAVEETVDGSDEEDVEGEYEDKASQKREKKRQEREAQRQAEQAARESRVTKQDRYAEMRRRKDEEREAQERQLEEEAKAQKAREEEAAALEFEKWKGEFSIDAEGTTENEVQDGRQDLLSDFVEYIKKHKCIPLEDLAAEFKLRTQECINRITNLESMGRLSGVMDDRGKYIYISQEEMQAVADYIKRQGRVSISHLASKSNQFIDLEPKAQFVEETGTGAEITVA